From the Synchiropus splendidus isolate RoL2022-P1 chromosome 3, RoL_Sspl_1.0, whole genome shotgun sequence genome, the window GGCGGGGAGGAGCGGGTCACAGCTGGCCGCCTGCCTCCACTGCTGTGCGGCCTGGTGAGAAGATGTCCCCGGCTGGATGCTCTCCAAGCCATCCAGCGGTTAGACAGGCGAGACGCAGAGCCTCGGCTCCAGTCCGCGCACGGGAGGGCTTCCAAAAACACGCCGAGCCATTTTCACAACCTCTAACACACGAGAAACACCTTCCGTGTTGACGCATTTTGTGGATGCCGTTGACCCGTGCAGTGGCGTAATGCTGGCTACCTCCGTAGGGCAGCGCTGACGTGATGTCTCTGGACCACGGAGGTATTTTTAACTCCCGGCGTCCAATCCATAGACGTGAGCTCGTCATTGGTGATTGGGAGAACGTGAATGAATGAGCAGAAGATGGTGCTCGGAAAACGGCCGTGAAAACGACCGCAGCGTCTGCAGCGGAACCCTGCATTTGCTCCTCAGTTTTAAGCGCCTTCTTATTAGAAATGTTGATCTAAAACCTATTTTTAGTTGGTGGTTAAATTGGCTTCGTTTCCGCAGATATGAGACCCCAATGTTTGCTGTGAGTTCTAAATTGTGTTCTGGACTTCttttataataaaacaattgttCCTAATATTTACATCTGTCAGTTGCAGCCACTGTGATCAGAAGACAATAATGAATCCTGTGTACAGCCCCGGGCAAACAGGGGTTCCCTTCACCAACTCTAAGGGTTTAGGCTACCCAGGTGAGCCACTGTGCCACACACTAAtattgaatttttgtttttacaaagctTGACCTATTGACTCATTCGTGTTTTTTCGAAATGAAGCTGGATTTCCTGTTGGTTACGCCGCGGCTGCGCCAACGTACACCCAGAATGTATACCCCGGAGGGAACCCTGCCTTCTCAGGTGGTAAGGTCTTGCTATGCACATGTTTGTGCCCCTGAAATCATTTGGTGCTTTTGACTAAACAAGTCTGATAATGATCTTGACAGAGAGTGAGTTTGTGTTGTCCTTTTCCACAGGCTATGCTCCAGGGACTTCCTTCAAAGTGTCCTGTTCACCTAACACTGGTGCTGTCCCACCGTACTCCTCTTCACCCAACCCCTACCAAGCTGCTGTGTACCCAGTTAGAAGCACTTACCCGCAACAGAGCCCCTATGCACAGGTGAGTTGTACAAGAGATCGTATGATTCTTAAGAGGAATGTGTTTGCCAAAGACAAGCCTTATCTCTCTGTTTTCCAGGCATTAATACCGTCACAACAGCAAGGCACCTATTACACACAGCCCCTCTATGCT encodes:
- the fam168b gene encoding myelin-associated neurite-outgrowth inhibitor isoform X1 encodes the protein MNPVYSPGQTGVPFTNSKGLGYPAGFPVGYAAAAPTYTQNVYPGGNPAFSGGYAPGTSFKVSCSPNTGAVPPYSSSPNPYQAAVYPVRSTYPQQSPYAQALIPSQQQGTYYTQPLYAAPPHVIHHTTVVQPNGMPAAMYAPQIHPPRANGVAMGMVAGTTMAMSAGTLLTTPSPAPAALAPHPVTMPTYRPAGTHSYSYVPPQW
- the fam168b gene encoding myelin-associated neurite-outgrowth inhibitor isoform X2, yielding MNPVYSPGQTGVPFTNSKGLGYPAGFPVGYAAAAPTYTQNVYPGGNPAFSGYAPGTSFKVSCSPNTGAVPPYSSSPNPYQAAVYPVRSTYPQQSPYAQALIPSQQQGTYYTQPLYAAPPHVIHHTTVVQPNGMPAAMYAPQIHPPRANGVAMGMVAGTTMAMSAGTLLTTPSPAPAALAPHPVTMPTYRPAGTHSYSYVPPQW